One Rosa chinensis cultivar Old Blush chromosome 3, RchiOBHm-V2, whole genome shotgun sequence DNA window includes the following coding sequences:
- the LOC112193850 gene encoding uncharacterized protein LOC112193850, protein MNFPETQSASHRPSCFFHLFFYFYFLTAALLQSPLSPNPDEHELGTPFLPSRSGDGSGDRSPFSDGVEDGPRLYSCPKGISQPAIEISVHKLVALGFESCLLVLKLNRGEFEQGKSAVFTLGCQRIESKAPVFDSKCYKEDTHRLLLTSRVQNKYRSCGVINSRVPDF, encoded by the exons ATGAACTTTCCAGAAACCCAAAGCGCGTCTCACAGGCCCAGTTGCTTTTTTCacttattcttttatttttattttctcacaGCTGCTTTACTTCAATCTCCACTATCCCCAAACCCAGATGAACACGAACTTGGTACGCCATTCTTGCCAAGCCGAAGCGGGGATGGATCTGGAGACAGAAGTCCATTTAGCGATGGAGTTGAAGATGGGCCGCGACTATATTCTTGTCCCAAAGGGATTTCACAGCCTGCAATTGAGATTTCTGTACACAAGTTGG TGGCTCTGGGCTTTGAATCTTGTCTTCTGGTGTTAAAACTTAACCGCGGTGAGTTCGAACAAGGCAAAAGTGCAGTGTTTACTTTGGGTTGCCAGCGAATTGAAAGCAAGGCTCCTGTCTTTGACTCCAA gTGCTATAAGGAAGACACGCATAGACTATTGCTGACATCGAGA GTACAAAACAAGTACAGGAGCTGTGGTGTCATAAATTCCAGAGTTCCAGACTTTTGA